GAAAGCGAGCAAAATAATGTTAACCGTCAACCTTCTGGTTATAATCCCTATGGTAATATTCCTATTAGGGTAGATAACAGTTCCGGTGGTTATAATGATTCATCTTTTAAAAAGTCGCTGCGTCCAGATGCAGCTTTTGATAAAAGCTTTATCAACGAAAGAACGCCACTTCCTTATGAGCATTTGCGTTGGGATGACGCCTTATATTCAGAAAAAGTATGGCGTGAATTGGATCTGCGTGAGAAAATGAACCAGCCCTTCCGCTTTAAGGCTGAAGATGATAATGGTGATCAGCGATTCATTTCAATTTTGCTTAGAGCAGTTAAATCCGGACAAGTGACAGCGTTCTCTCCAGAAGATGATCGTTTCACAACTCCATTGACTGCCGCTGAAGTAGGCCAGTTAACTGCAGGCGGTTCTGCTGATACCAGCCCTGTACGTGATCCTAATGACCCCAACAAAATCATTGAGTATGTGGTAACACAATCTTCTTTTGATCCGGAATCTGTAACCAAATTACGTATCAAGGAAGAGTGGGTATTTGATAGAGAAGCCAGCCGCATGTTTGTAAGAATTTTGGGTATTGCTCCGTTAAAAACTTCTTATCTGCCAAACGGCCAAGAGCGTGGTAACACCGTAATGTTCTGGGTATATTATCCTGACTTGCGTCCTACATTGGCAAAGTATGAAGTATATAATCCAAAGAATATGGGTATGGGTCGTATGACATGGGAAGAGCTTTTTGAAAGTCGTATGTTCTCTAGTTATATTACCAAGTCTACGTTGGATAATCCTTTCAACCAAACTATCAAGGTGCGTCTTAAAGACCCTATCCTTAGCTTGTTAGAAGGCGA
This genomic interval from Flavisolibacter tropicus contains the following:
- the gldN gene encoding gliding motility protein GldN; protein product: MKSNILKFCLVCLAVSSLAVNADAQRAPRRRTGGGNPPAGNTGGQTQTESEQNNVNRQPSGYNPYGNIPIRVDNSSGGYNDSSFKKSLRPDAAFDKSFINERTPLPYEHLRWDDALYSEKVWRELDLREKMNQPFRFKAEDDNGDQRFISILLRAVKSGQVTAFSPEDDRFTTPLTAAEVGQLTAGGSADTSPVRDPNDPNKIIEYVVTQSSFDPESVTKLRIKEEWVFDREASRMFVRILGIAPLKTSYLPNGQERGNTVMFWVYYPDLRPTLAKYEVYNPKNMGMGRMTWEELFESRMFSSYITKSTLDNPFNQTIKVRLKDPILSLLEGDNIKDRIFNYEQDLWSY